The Parus major isolate Abel chromosome 27, Parus_major1.1, whole genome shotgun sequence DNA segment TGTAATTTAGAGGCCTCTTATAGCCATTCAAAAGACACTAGCATTTTAAAGCCATAATTAATTCTATTGGATCAGACAGTTTGATGAGTATTTAAGTGTACTGAACATCTAAAATAGAACACAAAACTCAGACTCTTGCAGTACCTCATTTCTGTACATTGGAACAGAGCCAGTTCAGGTGGAGGCATTCTCATTGTACACATCCACAGCTAATTTAAGTCAGACAAGAGTGAACTAGATTTATTTGTCTGTAGTATTTCTAATTTTGTCTTTCTAGGAAGAAAGTGAAACATGAGATGGAGGTTtgtggggggagagggagggaataCAAGTTTGAGACATATCCAAAAGTCCCTTACAACTCTCTTTTTTTGGACAGTTTACACTGTAGTACCTACTAGGCTGTCCTGAGGTACAGCCTTCTGCCCTTTATGGAGGAGTTCAAAGGAGAACGTGCATTCAGCACCTTCAGCTCACGTCACCATCGTGACCCATCCAAAAGAGGTTCAGCAGACCACAGtgtgtttgcagagcagctccagctcacacCCACCCAACAGCATGTGCCACATCGAAACCAGCTGCTTATCTCCACCTTTCATCCTGTGAAGTACAGAGATGTATCTTCCTGTGTAAATAACTCTTAAGTCTCAAATTTCCAAGCTGGCTCCTCCTAGAAAGCCCATTTCTCCCTTGCTTAACCACAGGACATGGCATTTTTATGGAGCTGGTGGTGAGAGGGAcaaggagagctgctgctgctgcttagtGAAGCAAGGGAGACACCActcctggaagtgctcagaAAGAGCTTGGACACGGCACTCAGTGCAAAGATTTAGCTCACATGGTGATGTTCAGTCAAACACAAagatcctggaggtcttttccaaccttaNNNNNNNNNNNNNNNNNNNNNNNNNNNNNNNNNNNNNNNNNNNNNNNNNNNNNNNNNNNNNNNNNNNNNNNNNNNNNNNNNNNNNNNNNNNNNNNNNNNNNNNNNNNNNNNNNNNNNNNNNNNNNNNNNNNNNNNNNNNNNNNNNNNNNNNNNNNNNNNNNNNNNNNNNNNNNNNNNNNNNNNNNNNNNNNNNNNNNNNNNNNNNNNNNNNNNNNNNNNNNNNNNNNNNNNNNNNNNNNNNNNNNNNNNNNNNNNNNNNNNNNNNNNNNNNNNNNNNNNNNNNNNNNNNNNNNNNNNNNNNNNNNNNNNNNNNNNNNNNNNNNNNNNNNNNNNNNNNNNNNNNNNNNNNNNNNNNNNNNNNNNNNNNNNNNNNNNNNNNNNNNNNNNNNNNNNNNNNNNNNNNNNNNNNNNNNNNNNNNNNNNNNNNNNNNNNNNNNNNNNNNNNNNNNNNNNNNNNNNNNNNNNNNNNNNNNNNNNNNNNNNNNNNNNNNNNNNNNNNNNNNNNNNNNNNNNNNNNNNNNNNNNNNNNNNNNNNNNNNNNNNNNNNNNNNNNNNNNNNNNNNNNNNNNNNNNNNNNNNNNNNNNNNNNNNNNNNNNNNNNNNNNNNNNNNNNNNNNNNNNNNNNNNNNNNNNNNNNNNNNNNNNNNNNNNNNNNNNNNNNNNNNNNNNNNNNNNNNNNNNNNNNNNNNNNNNNNNNNNNNNNNNNNNNNNNNNNNNNNNNNNNNNNNNNNNNNNNNNNNNNNNNNNNNNNNNNNNNNNNNNNNNNNNNNNNNNNNNNNNNNNNNNNNNNNNNNNNNNNNNNNNNNNNNNNNNNNNNNNNNNNNNNNNNNNNNNNNNNNNNNNNNNNNNNNNNNNNNNNNNNNNNNNNNNNNNNNNNNNNNNNNNNNNNNNNNNNNNNNNNNNNNNNNNNNNNNNNNNNNNNNNNNNNNNNNNNNNNNNNNNNNNNNNNNNNNNNNNNNNNNNNNNNNNNNNNNNNNNNNNNNNNNNNNNNNNNNNNNNNNNNNNNNNNNNNNNNNNNNNNNNNNNNNNNNNNNNNNNNNNNNNNNNNNNNNNNNNNNNNgatggatggatggacaggTGGTGTAATGGCTATGGCTGTATGTGCAGACAAGGACAGATGATTAGGTGGACTAAGCTGGATAGGTAGGTAGAAATATCTCTAGCATTTGTTGCTGCTCCAGAAGAGCCACCAATATGTAGAGATCTTGCCTGCAGGCTGTTGTCACCCTCTGTTTTTCACACAGGTAAAAGGAGCTGACAATACAGACAACTCTGTGTGAACcaaaggctgctccagctgcctttAGGTGGGAAGTTGTATCTCCAATGTGTTTTATTGCATCTCAGAAGAGATATTTCAAGCCCAGTGGCAGAATTACCTCcttgaaagattttcttttcccatggCCCCAAGGAGACATGCAAGCAGCTGTCAGAGAAGGGAGGCTCTGGGTCAATGAGAACAGCCCTGCCTAATTCCCAACTGCacaattctttgttttctactagcaatatttaaaatatttcatagaataACAGAATCGTAGAATCTCTGACTGCTTTGGGTTGAAAGGACCTAAAGGTCACCTcgttccacctcctgccatgggcagggacaccttcccctatcccaggctgctcaagccccgtccagcctggccttgagcacttccagagatgggacagccacagcttctctgggcattcACTCCTGCGCTTTTATCGACCTGGTAAATCGCCCTGAGGCACTCCTCGGGtgctgtgtcagtgctgctgccctgctcagcGCGGTGCCAGGCCCGACCCGTTCCCCGAGTGTCCCCCGGGCCGTTCCCGTGTCCCCGGCCCCGCTCTGTTCCGTTCCCGGAGTGTCCCCTCGGCCCGGGCCGTTCCCGTGTCCCCGGCCCCGCTCTGTTCCGTTCCCGGAGTGTCCCCTCGGCCCGGGCCGTTCCCGTGTCCCCGGCCCCGCTCTGTTCCGTTCCCGGAGTGTCCCCGCGGCCCGGGCCGTTCCCGTGTCCCCGGCCCCGCTCTGTTCCGTTCCCGGAGTGTCCCCTCGGCCCGGGCCGTTCCCGTGTCCCCGGCCCCGCTCTGTTCCGTTCCCGGAGTGTCCCCTCGGCCCGGGCCGTTCCCGTGTCCCCGGCCCCGCTCTGTCCCTTCTCTCCCGCCCATTGCCGAGCCCTCAGCGCCGCTGGGCCCGCTGGCCCGTCAGGGGCCTCCGCCCCGCTAGGGGGCGCCGTGCGCAGCGGGGGCGCATGCGCGGGGAGCGGCTGCTCGGCGCGTGCGCAGCTCCGCAATGCGGGTGGTGGTGGGTGAGTGCGGGCCGTGGTGAGGGAGCGGGTTCGTGAGGAGGGAGCGGGTTCGTGAGGAGGGAGTGAGTTCGTGAGGGAGCGGGTTCGTGAGGGAGCGGGAGTGGCGAGCGGAACGGTTTTGGAGAAGGATCAGGCGGTCCTGGATTGCGGATCTGCCCGCTGGGCTGGAGCCAAGCCGCCTCTTCCCCCCGGGTATGGGGCTGGCCATGGTGCGCGGGCCAGGGCCCGGCGGCGCTGCTGGGGCTGCGGTGATGGCCCAGGCTCGGGCCGCCTCTGCTGCCGGGCGGTGACGGcccagggacacagccctgacGGCCTGTCTGACTCTCTCACCAGGTGGTGGGACAGGCTTCGTGGGCAGAGCCCTGACCCAGCTGCTGCGGAGCCGAGGGCACCAAGTGACCCATGTGTCGCGACGAGGGGGCAAGGATCGGATCAGCTGGGTATGAGAGCAGTCACAGGAGGGGGAACATGGCAGGGCTGAGAAAACAGCCCGTGTGCCCTGGCTTTCCATGGCATAGAGGGAGCCTGCCAAGGGAAGTCTGGCTCCTGTGGATGTTCTTTTGGGCTGCTGGGTGCTCCATGGGTCACAGTCATTGAAATGGGTACTGCTGTAGCTCCAAGGAGCAAAACCTTCTCCGTTCATGCTTGTAGTCTGCAAATGTCAGGAAGAAACTGGCTGAAATTCTTAGGAGCTTGCCCAGCTTATTTGTAGCAAAGGCTTTAGCAGAGGGGAGCCCTAATGTGTGATGTGTCTGTTACTCCTGCCTAGGAAGAGCTGTCCCACTCTGGGCTGCCCCCGTGTGATGCTGTGGTCAACTTGGCTGGTGAAAATGTCCTCAACCCTTTCCGCAGGTAACTTGATGTTCTGTAGTGCTGTTGGGACAAGGTGGAGGCAAGACAGTCCTGTGTTGTCAGAGAATGTGGAAAGGGAGGAAACAATATTACCAGGAAGCTCTTGAGTTAACCAGCTATTGACATTTGCATCTTCAAGTATCCAGAACACTTCTGTGGGCCTGGTAGGTTCTGAGAGACCTTTGGAAGAAAGGTTCCCTCCTGGATCTATAGCTGGAAGCTAGAAAAGTTAGTTCCACATTTCCAAAAGGATGTTGGGTGCCATGCCTACATTTGATAATGCAAAATCAGAACCAAAGCTTGACTTCTAGGAGGAACAGATCCTTTGTCTTAGATCCTTTGTTGACTTTGTCTGAAGGCAATCCAAACCCCACAATCTTTTAGGGGAAGTGAAGAGCCATCATCTTCCAGTGTTTCCCTGAATTTATGCTGTAAGATGACTTGTCCTCCATTTGCCCTGCGGTGAGGGGAGTTCCTGTGACCTCTCCTGTGCTTGTGAGCTGGTGTTGGCTGGGTGTAACtaaaggacatgaaatgattcacatgaCCACCCTCAGtgttagaacaaaaaaaaaggtgtcttattctctgactccagtatttatagattcttgacaatgaccagggattggataatttAGTTTCCACCTTCCaaagcacactggtcatgcggaatgtccatcaaaagacatttcttagagGGAATGTGATAAACGACTTCTGTTTAcagaactttcatgggaaagtaactaaaactatgaaaacattatcagaaggcttaattttcagggcaacagCTGGGGTCCCCCTTGGTGGCAGTGTTTCCTGGGGTGTCTTTGTGAGGTGTTTAATCCCTGGTTCTCCCTTTCCCAGATGGGGTGATGCCTTCTGCAGGGAGGTCACCAGCAGCCGGGTGGAGACCACGAAGACCTTGGCCAAAgccattgctgctgctgaacaacCCCCCCGTGCCTGGGTCCTCGTCACTGGCGTAGGTATTGGTTGGGCCTGACCAAAACACCACTCATGCTGACCTGGAGAGGCTTTACCTGCAGACAGAAGCACAGTTCCTCGGGAGCACGTGTCTGGCCTTGAGATGTCAGCTTTACTGCAATCAATGTCGCTGTGTTTAGACAAGCCTTGATAAGCTTTAGTACTGCTGGAGAGGAATTTGGGTCTCTATGCTTTGTCTTGGTGTCATTAGGGCAGAAGCTTTTCTGTGTGAGCTTTGCTGTGAAAGCCTTCAGGCATCCCATAGAATTAATTTGTGTAAGTAAGGCCTCAGCTGAAGCCCTCTGCATTATCTCCAACTGCTTGCTACAGCCTTTAAAGCTGCCATGGTTTATCCTCTGTGATGCCCAGTATTAAACCAGACACTTTCCAGCCAGCTCAGTGTGTTGCTTGCAGGCCTGTTTGAGGCTGCCTCAGTGTTAGTGCATCCTGCTAAACCTGTAGAGCACATTGGTAGTTCAAAAACTTGTCAGCATTGCCATCAGAGACCCTGTGCTGTTCATGTGAGGATGTCCCTGGTGGAGTGATCGAGTTCGCAggatcccagaatggtttgggttgggaggagccttaaagcccatccagtgccacccctgctgtggcagggacaccttccactgtcccagggtgctccaagccccttccaacctggccttggacacttccagggacccaggggcagccacagcttctctgggcaccctgtgccagggcctgcccaccctcacagggtaGAGTTTCTTGCTAAGGGCCAATCTAAACTGATTTTCAATTTGAAGcaattcccccttgtcctggcactccaggcaCTTGTaatctctctccagctttcttgtaggctcccttcaggcactgggtGGTTGCAATAATGtctgttttccaggctgaacaagtTTCCCAGTTCTCTCgtcctttcctcacaggagttCTGGGTTCCTGGAGGCAGAGAAGATGGTCTGATGGGGAATGGGGGGCTTGGTGTCATCATTCAACTCTGACCCCCTTTCTGCTGTTACCTTGCAGGTTATTACcgccccagccccacagctgagTACACTGAAGACAGTCCAGGAGGGGATTTTGACTTCTTCTCTCGCCTGGTGAGCTCgtgggaggctgcagctctcaTTCCCGGGAGCCCAACTCGTGGTGTTGTGGTGAGATCAGGTGAGATGGGGCATCAGTTCTTCTGTCTCTCCTTCTTGGGGTCCTGTTCTAGTCCAGCCCTCTAAGGATTCTCCTGCTTGTAGGTCTGGGTGTGTAGGGGGCTTTTTCCCTTTGGGCAGG contains these protein-coding regions:
- the SDR39U1 gene encoding epimerase family protein SDR39U1 — translated: MRVVVGGGTGFVGRALTQLLRSRGHQVTHVSRRGGKDRISWEELSHSGLPPCDAVVNLAGENVLNPFRRWGDAFCREVTSSRVETTKTLAKAIAAAEQPPRAWVLVTGVGYYRPSPTAEYTEDSPGGDFDFFSRLVSSWEAAALIPGSPTRGVVVRSGVVLGRDGGAISQMLLPFRLGLGGPMGSGLQPFPWIHIQDLSGIVCHALEKESVQGILNGVAPSSPGTSNGSFAQELAAALGRPALLPVPAWAVRAVFGAERAVMLLEGQRVLPKRTLESGYHFIFPELPAALKDIVA